TGAAGCGAGCCACCAGGTCATTGCCGGGGAACTCGCCGCCGAAGAGGAACCACGACAGGTAGGTGCCGATGATCGGTACGGAGAGGAGGGTGCCGTTCACGACCGCCAGCCCGGTGCCCGAGAGAAGGTCGTCCGGTAGGTCGTAGCCTGTCAGGCCACCGAACATGCCCAGGATCAGGAGGAGAAAGCCGAACACCCAGTTGAGCTCGCGCGGCTTGCGAAACGCCCCGGTGAAGAAGACCCGCATCATGTGCGCGAGCATGCTGGCGACGAACACCAGCGCCGCCCAGTGGTGGGCCTGCCGGATCAGCAGCCCGCCACGGACATCGAAGGAGATGTGCATGGTCGAGTTGAACGCTTCCGACACCAGTTGGCCCTGGAGGGGGACGTAGCTTCCCTGGTACTGCACCGGTGCTGATGAGGGATGGAAGTAGAAGGAGAGGTAAACGCCTGTGACGATGAGGATGAGGAAGCTGTAGAGACAGATCTCCCCCAACATGAAGGACCAGTGGTCAGGGAAAACCCTTCGCGCGGCAACCCTGGTCACGCCACGGGTGCCCAGGCGGGTGTCGACCCAACGGGCGACGCTCTCACCTTTTGGCCGTTGCTGTGGTGCGGCCTGCCGGCTCTCGTTGCTCATCGTTCATCACTCATTCCTCGCCCACGGCTGCCTCGGCCGGATTTTGATGCTCTGTCCTCATTACGACCGGTTGGCCAGTGATGGTGTGACACACCCGTGCCGAACCGACGTTGCGGCCAGGAGCAACCGCCCGATCACTCCAGACTCGTACGGCGTCTCGGTATGCGCGCGATCACGCCGCGGGCTTCGCCGTGGGCCGGTCGGCACGTGCCGCACTCCGCCGCCTCATGGCCCGCCGTTCCGCTTCTGTGGTGCCGCCCCAGATTCCCTCCACCGGATCGGCGTCGAGGGCCCAGCTCAGGCACTGGTCGATCACCGGGCATCGGTGGCACACTGCCTTCGCCTCAGTGATCTGGATGAGCGTGGGGCCACTGCTCGCATTGCCGACAGGGAAAAACAGATCAGGATCAGTGCCTTGGCAGATCGCCGATTCATGCCAGTCCACGAAGAACCTCCTGCGGTGCGAGATGCGTAGGATTCAACGGCTCAACTCGTCGTACGGCGGGAGCCTCTGCGGCTGTAGACACCCGTCAGGTCTCTGACAGATGAGACCGAGCGGTCGGGGTATATGTGACACCGGGGGCCTGTCGGCCACCGATTGCGAAGCCCAGGGGGTCGACTCGGTGACGCACTGTAGTCATTGTTTTACCGTGAACGATGCTTCCGCTGTCTGTTATGCCGATGTCACAATGTCTTTGGCTGTCCTGTCTCTGTCTCGTACCAGGGCCTCGTCGTCTGCCGCTCAACTTCCTCTGGTGCGGACTCGTCACAGCAGGTATCCGCCGGCGGGACGGTGGAGCCGCTGAAGTGGTAGGTGAGAGGAAGGATGCGCATGAAGTCCGTCGGACAGGTGGTGCCGATCGCGGAGCTGACCGAGGAACGGCAGCACCTGTTGGAGGTCGCGTACTGGATGCTCGGCAACGGTCCAGGACCTGAGCACGTCGTCGATGAGGCCTATCGGCTGTGGTACGGGTTGTCCGATCATGAGCTGGCGCGGATCGTGGAGCCGCGCGCTTGGCTCGTGAAGACCGTCGGCGGTATCTGCGTGGCCCGGCTTGCCCAACAGGACCGGGAGCATTCACGTACGGTCGCCGAGCCGGCGTCGGAGCGGTACGAGATGCTGTCACAGGAAATCCACCAGGTGATGCTGAACACGCTGGAATCCCTGTCTCCGACCGAACAGGCGGCGCTCGTACTGAACGACGCTTTCGGGACGACGCGGAGTACGGTCGCCGACATCGGCAGTCAGCCACAGCCGGAGTGCGGGCAGCTCACCGACCATGCACACCGCAGTCTGCAGCACCGGCGCGCACGGCCCACGACGCCGAAGCAGCACGACGCGGTGACCGGCGCGGTTCACGACGCCTGCGTGGCGGAGGAAGCCGGGCTGTTGGCGTCCCTGCTCGTACCGGACGTGACCGTCTACTTCGACGGCGGTGGCAAGATACGAGCCCTGGTCCGGCCCGTCCACGGCAGACAGCAGGTCACCCGCAGCCTGCTGACGCTGCTTGCCCGGCACCCTCGCACCACCCTGGACACCCATCCCGTCAATGGGCGTACCGGTCTTGTCGTTCGTTACGACCGCCAGGTCGCCGGGGTCATCAGCCTGGACGTCGCCGGATCCCAGGTCGTTCAGATCTGGGTCACCCTGAACCCCGACAAGCTCCGTTCATGGAACCGGTCCAGCGCCGCTCGATAGTGCCGCACGGCCCTGGGAGCGGGCATGGTCTTGGGCGACCGGCAGTCACCGACTGCCACTGTCTCCTCGCACGGGTCAGTCCGGGTGGCACCCGTCCCCATACCGGAAGGGACGTGCAAGCGGGCGGTCCACATCGGACGGCGCCTGGTCCGACCACGGTTGTGCGCATCCGCCTATGATGTTCCGGGGCACCCGTCTCATCGTATGGGGCGAGCGAGCGGCACCAGAGGTGTGCCTGACGAGCACGCAAAAGTATTGAGGACAAGAGGACACATGGTCTCCGCAAGCCACACGGCGCACAACATCGAGATCACCGCCGAGAGCCTTCAAGAGGATCTGGCCCGCCTGGAGATTCAGAAGCAGGCGCTGGAGAGGGAGCTCGCCGCGGTCGTCGCTCATCTCGGCTCCGTACAGCGGGCCCTCACTGCCCTCGAAGCCCTCATGCACGGAGGTGCCCAGCCGCAGGCAGTCGACGCGGCGGCCGCGATGTCCACGAAACGGCGTCGCCCCTCAGCACCCGTGCCCCCACAGGAGGGCACCTCCTCCTCGGAATCCGCGGACGACGCCACCATCACACGTGGTGCCCAGAAACAGCAGCCGGCGGTGAGCCGACGGGATCCGGGGGACTCCGCCTCCCCGGCCGTGGCCGGCGCGGTCAGCCGTACCCCCGCGCCTCACACCAACGATGACGGCGACGATGACAAGAAGTACGGCAAACTCACCGAACAGATTTTGGAGTTTTTCGAGGGAGCCGGCGACGCCGACGTGCGGGCCCGGGATGTCGCGGCGGCCCTCGGCCGCGACAAGGACAGCGGGAGCATCAACGCGGTCCGCAGCACCCTGGACCGGCTGGTAGGCACTTCTCGCATCCGGCGGACGGGGCGCGGCCTCTACGCCAAGCAGGTCTGAGACCGTCGGCGACCAAGCCTTGCTGCTCACCTGATCAGCGTGACTCCGGGCACCGTCCACGGGGGGAGGACGGCACCCGGAGCACCGCACCAGGTCTGCTCTGAGACCTCGGTGCCAACGTGCGACATCTTCACGATGACCGTGTCGAACATGACGTCGCGAACGTTGTGATCAGTATACCCACTAACAAGCGTGGTCGGCACTGCCGAAAACACTCTTGAGATGTTGTTGACTGCGCTGTCGGCCTCCCTCACAGGGCGGCGGCCTCGGGCTGCTCACTCCGGCGTGGGTTGCCCCGAGCCACGAAGGCGGTCGTCCAGACAGCCCGCACGCGGACCTTGCGCCAGATCTCACGCACGGTGTCCCCTGCTCGGTACCACGAGCGTGGCGGGTCCCGCCCTCCTCCCATAGTCAGATGACTGATGTCTCAGAGCTTGACCGACCGGAGACTTGCAGTAGCCCGATCGACCCGGTGCAGAGGTGCGAAGTCTCCGATCCATTCGGCGCCCGTCGGTCCGGGAAGAACAGGAAGGGATGACACTGATGAGCGGGAACGCCTTCGACACCGACGACGATCGCGGGTGTGCTGACGCGGAAAACCACCGCCATGAAGGTGTCCACGCGGAACGTACGGGAATCGGAAGCGAGACGGTGACCTGCCGCACCCTCGTACGACTGGTTCAAGGTCATGAATACCCGCAGGCGACAACAGATCTCCGGTATGACAGCGCCGAACCTTTCTCAGTGGGCCTGGAGTTCAATGTGGGCACCGATAGGTCCGTCGAGTGGACATTCGGCCGCGAACTCCTGGTGTCCGGTCTACGGCGGCTCAGTGGTCTCGGTGACGTGCAGATCTGGCCCGCCAGGATCCGAGGTGCGGAGCTCGTGTTCATTTCTCTGCACTCGGGTGACTCAACAGACCTGGTCGCCGCGCCGGCGATAGTGATCAAGGCCTTCCTTGAACGCACCTTGGCGGTTGTACCTCTGGGAGAAGAGACGCGCTATCTGGACATTCAGAGCGCCAGCGCCCAACTCCTGAACGACACGTGAAAAGTCTGAGCGGAACAGATGCCTGCCCCGAGTGCCCGGCCCGCTCGGGTTTTCACTCCTGAGCCAGGCTCAGGAGATCCCCCGCTGCCGGGAACCTGTGTCACACCTGCACGGTGAGCGTTGTCTTACTGGTAGCGCCGAGGTTCGTGCCCCTGCCCAGGGACGCGAAGGCCGCAGATTGCTTGTCCTCCCCAGAGAGGTTGACTGATGTCCACGCGCACCGTTTCCGTCAGCGAGGGCACACGCCTCGCACGCACCGTTGTGATCGGCACCCACCTTCTGAGATCCGATGAACCGGAGCCCGTCAGTTCCGACACCGGTCCCACCCCAGGAGAGCTGCTCCTGGCGGCACTTGGGTCCTGTACCTCGATGGCGGTACGCGCCTATGCCGACCGGCACAGCTGGCCGTTGCATCAGGTCGACGTAGATCTCAGGTTCGGTTCGGACTCAGAGATCATCAAGGAGATCCACCTCTCCGGCGAACTCGAACCTTCCCAGTCAGAACGGCTGCTGGCAGTGGCCGGCCGCTGCCCGGTGCACCGACTACTGACGAATAGTGTCTCGGTGGTGACCCTCTCCACCGTGCGGCAGGAGTCAACCGTTCAGCCCGGACCGCCCGCGTAGGGGAAGTTGGGCGCCCCTGCGCCGGCAGCAACCGGAGCCGATCCGAGATTTCCCCCTGCTCGGCCTTTGGCACTCGGGCTGCAGCGGTGACATCACCTCGGGTCTGGAGAGGGTTTCGCTCGGAGACCCTTGATCAAACCAGTCGACTGGCCTACCTCGATGAGGTATCCGTCGGGGTCGCGCAGGTAGCAGCGCAGCTCGGAGACGCGGTCGACCGGTTCGGTGAGGAAGTGGGCTCCGTTAGCCACGGCATGTGCGTAAAAGCCAGCCATATCGGCTACACGCACGTTGAGGAAGCAGGATGCCCGGTCGCCGTCCTGGGGTGCTTCCAGTGTGACGCCCGGCTTGTCGGGAGTGGGTCCACCTCCGGGATTCATGATGATCCAACTGTTAGCGATCTTCACGATCGCCGGGTTCTCCTCCATAACGACCTCGCCCCCGAAGACGTCCGCATAGAACCGTCGCGAGACAGCGACGTCGCGCACGGTCAGGAAGTGCGTGATGAGCAGGCCGTGTGTGGGTGCGGGGAGATCACCATGTAGTTCCATTTTTTGTCATTCCTCGGTCGCCGAAGTGGTCGCACACGGCAGCGTCTTGCTCGATTCAGCGCGTGGCCACAAGCTGAACCAGGCTGGTGAGATATCCGCAGAGTGCCGCAGATGATTGACCGCGCACCTCTCTCTTCCGTGACAGGCAAGCTCACAGGCCGGTAGCTGGGGCTCCTCGCAGGGGCGGGAAACGGCTGGTCAGCCCGGGGCGGCAGCTGATCGAGCCATCCGAGGGCGTCGGTGACGATATGAGTCCAGGGCCAGTGGCGGGCAAGGCGGAGGATCTGACGGCAGTCGGCGGTGACGACGCGGTGTCGTGCGGGGCAGGTTCCGCAGTCTGCGCAGCACTCGCTCGGCACCCCGTCTGACGAGCCAAGTCCCGCTCCGCCAGCCGCTTTCCCCTTTCACGACCGTTGCACGATCACGCGGTACTTCCGGAAGCCTGCGGGTGGGAACGGGAATCTCGGTCCCTCAAGAAATGGCCTTGACCTGGGCAAACCACCAGGTCAAGGCCATGACAGCAGACGAGTCGGGCTGTACGCCGGATTCTGTCGCCCGGTCGCCTCACGGCAGCCGGGGAGACGGCCATCCATCTAGGGCCGACGTTGCCGCCGGCCTCCTGCGGTCTACCCGCGGACTCGGGCGGGCAGCCCTCGAACGTCCGCGCAGAGCGTCTGACGGCGCTCCTTTTGACCTTGCTCCGGGTGGGGTTTACCTAGCTGCCCAGGTCACCCTGGGCACTGGTGGTCTCTTACACCACCGTTTCACCCTTACCCAGCGCCTGAGCGCCGGGCGGTCTGTTTTCTGTGGCACTGTCCCGCGGGTCACCCCGGGTGGCCGTTAGCCATCACCCTGCCCTGTGGAGTCCGGACGTTCCTCGGGAAGCCCCTGAGGAGCTCCACGCGGCCGTCCGCCCGGCTCGTCTGCCGTGTCGACCATGGTAGCCGACCAGGCGCGGCTCCTTGCTTCTTCGATCAGCGACCGACGAGCGGATCCGGCGTCTCCTTGATCTGCGGCCCAGCCGCAAGCTCCTTCGTCGAGTAGCCGAGCCAGAACTCTCCGGTCACCCTGTCCCTCGCGCCCGGCTGACGTCGCACCCCGCTCGGTCGAGCCGGAAGGAAGCCGTCACCCGGTCCGGGCCCCGTCCGCTGCCACCGAGGGCCTCGCCCGTGGCTGAGCCCGGTTTGGACCGCGTGCGTCTCGCCTTTGGAGGCAGCTGGACGTGGACGCTGCCTGGCCTGTGTGACCAGACATCCGCGGTGTCGGACGGCAACGACATTCGGGGGCTGCGCGGGTCCTGTCGCCCGCTCGCCTCGCGGCGGCCGGGGAGACGGCCCCACGCACAAACACCAGGGTGTTGCCTTTTCACCTTGCTCGCGGTGGGGTCCTGCTCAGCTGCTCAGGTCGCGCTGGGCGCTGGTGGTCCAGGGTGGCCGTCAACCATCACCCTGCCCTGTGGAGCCCGGACGGTGCTCGGAGAGCCCTCCCAGAGGGGACTCCACGCGACCGTCCGCCCGGCTCGTCTGCCGTGGGTGCCATGTGGCCGGGGACTCGCAGCAGGATGGTTCCGCGGTGACCTTGACCGGGCCCGCCGTCGCCAGCACCGAGCCCGCCAGGATGAGGGCGAAGGCCACACCGACGCCCACCGTCAGGGGCTCGGACAGGAACAGCACCCCCGCCGCCACCGCCACCGCCGGGTTGACGTACGTGATCACCGTCGCCCTCGTCGGGCCGACCTCCTTGATCAGTTCGAGGAAGGCCACGAAGGCCACCGCCGTGCAGATCACTCCCAGGCCTGCGAGAGCTGCCAGGACCGAGGCGGAGGGCACCGAGGAGGGCCAGGTCAGCGCCGCGCCCGGGGCGTACACCAGGGCCGCCAGCGCCAGGCAGGGGGCCGTGAGCTGGAGGGACGGGATGTCCTTCAGGTGCCGCGCGGCTATCAGCGGGGCCGTCGCATAGCCCACCACCGTCACCAGCACCTCCGCCATCGACTTCGCGTCCCCGCCCGTCAGGTGCGGGACCGTCAGGACCCCTACGCCGGCCAGCCCCAGCCCCAGACCCGTCACCCGCCGCGCTCCCAGCCTCTCCGTGTCCCCGAAGAAGCGGGCCAGGACCACGCCGACTATCGGTACGCCCGCTATCAGCAGGCCGGCCGTCGAGCTGGACAGGTGGCGTTCCGCGTCCGTCAGCGTGTACCAGGGGCCCATGATCTCTATCACCGCGAAGGCCAGCATGGGGCGCCAGTGCGACCGTACGGTCGAGGACAGGCCGCCCTGCCGGATCGCGAACGGCAGCAGGAGCAGGGCGCCCAGGGCGCAGCGTACGAACACCACCGTCGCCGCGGACAGCGGAGCGTCCACCGCCACTTTGATCATCAGGTAGGGGATGCCCCAGACCACTCCCATCAGGGAGAACAGGAACCAGCCGCGTGCAGTCATACGGCCATGTTCATCGGGTCAACGGCGGCTGTCTTGAACGCTGTTGCGGTACGCCGCCGGGGTCACCCCGAGCACCCGGCGGAACCAGCGCGTCAGGTGGGCCTGGTCCGCGAAGCCCACCAGGGCGGCCGCCTCGGAGGGGCGCCGGCCGGACTCCAGCAGGGTTCGGGCCCTGCCGACCCGGTACTGGGCCAGCCATGCGTACGGCGGTACCCCCATCGTCGTACGGAAGGCTCTGAGGAGCTGGTAGCGGGACAGGCCCAGGTCCGCGGCCAGGTCGGCGAGGGAGGGCGGCGACAGCAACTCGTCGGCCAGACGGTCGCGTACCGCTCTCGCCACCGCCTCCGCGCCGGGGATCACGCAGGTCGTCACGCGTGCCGTGGAGTGGCGGCAGGCCAGGGCCGTCAGCAGCCAGGGGAGGCGGGACTCCGTCTCCAACGGGTCGGGGCAGGCGCTGAGTTCGGAGTGGGCGGAGAGGAGGGCTGCGGCCAGCTCCGGGTCGTCCAGGAGGGGTTCACGGAAGTGGGGGAGGTCCGCATCGGCCGACATGAGGGAGGGCGCCGCGTACAGGGCCCGGTACGCGTAACCGTCCGTCGCGCTTCCCGGGCCGCCCGTGTGCATCTCGCCCGGGGCCAGGACGACGATCGAGCCGGGGCCTGTGCGGATGTGGCCGCCGCGGTAGTCGATGAGCTCCGAGCCGCCCACGCAGACGCCGATCGTGTACTCGTCGTGGGCGTGCGGGGCGTAGACGTGGCGGTCGAAGCGGGCGGTCAGGAGGTCCAGCGGGGGGCCGCAGCGGCCCAGCCGTGCTCTCGTCCACCGTGCTTGTTCCATGCGGCGCCGCCCCCTCTGTCCGTCGACCTCAGGGTGCAACGCCGCAACTCTCACAGAAAGTCCGCTGTCTCCATGTCGAAGGCGAAGGGCTCGGGGAGCCTGAGCGGCTTGCCGAAGGGGCGGGTGCAGTGCTCCCGGTAGTCGCCCTTCTCCGGGTCACTGAACAGCGTGACCGACGACGCCTCGCGATCGATCAGCAGGTAGAGCGGGATGCCGCCGCGGGCGTAACAGCGGCGCTTGGCCTCACGGTCGGCTTTGGGCTTGGTGGACGTCACCTCCAGGACCATGGCGACGCCGTCGCAGGGCATCCAGGAGTCGGCGCCACGGTAGAGCCGCAGTTTCCTGGGAGCGAACGTGCCGTCCGGGATCACGTGATCCTTGAGACAGTCGCTCCCACTCTGCAACTTCAGCCCCTTGTTCCCGGAGAACTGCATATCGGTCCCCGACCGCCTGTACACCTGGTTCACGACCAGTTCGATGTAGTCCTCGTGATCCCCGTCCGGCGGCGGCGTCACAACGATCTCCCCCTCGATCAGCTCGGCCCGGAAACCCTCCGGGGTGTCCAGGGCGAGAAAGCCCTCCAGCAGGACCTCTTCCTGCGTGAGCGGCTCGTGGGCCATGGCAGTCATGTCACGCCCCTCCTTCTGTCGCTCGCCAGACTGGGACATCGGAAGATCACCTGTCCGAGAGATCGGGAACCGTTCCCTCGATCGTGGCACACGATCATGAGCGACGTCAGTCGACGAGCCCGCTGCCCTACCACGCCGGCACTCTCGTACACGCGACAGGGCATCGACTCAGGCAGGCGCGAACCGCACCTTCGCCCCTTCAGGAGTCGCCGGATCCGCCTGCGTGAGCCTGACCCTGAGCCGCTCCCCCAGCTCGAGCCCCGCCCCCTCCACCCGCCCGATCACGGCCGGTGTCTCCAACTGCACGGTCCCGACGGTCGGTCGGCGTTCCTCCACGTCCACCACGCACCCGTCGAACACCTCCCCCACCCGGTCCTGCAGCAGTGCCGCCTCGACGATGTCGACGCACTCCCGTTCGGCCTTCGCGGCGAGCCGGCCGCCCTCGGCCATCTCGCGGGGCAACGCCTCGAAAGCCGCCGGCACCCAGTCCGGTACGGCCGTCCCCGCCACCGCTGCCAGGCAGATCTCCGACGCGTACCGGTCGGCGAGGCGGCGCAGGGGCGCTGTGCAGTGGGCGTAGGGCGAGGCCACGGCCGCATGGGTGGTGATGGCCGGCAGGACCCCGTCCCGGAAGACCGTGTAGCCGGCGCCGCGCAGCAGGGTCGTGCACTCCTGGAGGAAGGCCGCGTGGTGGGGGTTCCGCGGGTCCAGGGAACGCACCAGCGCCGCGTACGACACATGGTGCGGCCAGTCGATGTGCAGGGCGTGGGCGGTACGGCGCAACCGTCCCACCGCGCCGTCGGGGGCGGCGGGCAGGGTGCGGAGGACGCCCGTGCCGTATGCGAGCATCAGGTCTGCCGCCGCCATGCCGGTGAGCAGGGAGATCTGGGCGTTCCAACCGTCGGCGGGAACGCCGGCGCGGTACGTCAGTACATATGTGCCGTCCCGCTCGACGATCTCCTGTTCGGGCACCCGCAAGGAGATCCCGCCCCGCTCGACCTCCAGCGCCTCCCGCAACCGTCCCACCTCCGCCAGCAGCGCGAGCGGCTCCTCGGCGGTGCCCGAGTCGATCGCCTTCTGCACGCTCTCGTAGTCGAGCCCGACCCGGCTGCGGACGAGGGCGCGGCGGACGTCGGCGGCGGTCGTACGGCCGTCCGCGTCGAGGTCGATCGTCCACAGGGCGGCGGGGCGGACCTGGTCCGGGAGGAGGCTGGCGGCGCCCTCGCTGAGCAGCGGCGGGTGCAGGGGGACCCGGGTGTCAGGGAAGTACAGGGTCAGGTCAGCACGCGCCGGTGGGTCTCCGCGTCCAGCGTCGATCCGGGTACGACGAAGGCGGCGACGTCGGCGATGGCGTACCGGACGCGGTAGCCGGTGCCCCGCCGGGAGAGGTGCATCGCCTGGTCGAGGTCGGTGGAGCCGGGTGGGTCGATGGTGAAGAGGGGGATGTCGGTGGCGTCGTCGTACGCCTTCAGGAGAGGCGCTCGCTCCGCCTCTGCCGTCACCTCGGGCGGGAAGCCCGAGGGCACGCCGAGTTCGGCGCGCAGGGCCGTGAAGGCGCTCATGAAGAGGGCGTCGGTCACGCGTATGCGGCGGCGGGGCATACAGCGAGCGTAGGACCGGGACCACCGAGGAGCACGCCGTACGCTGTCTCGGAGCTCAACCGAAGGAGATCGATCCCGTGCTTGTCCTGCTGCCTCCCTCCGAAGGCAAGGCGTCCTCCGGTCGTGGCGCCCCGCTGAAGCTGGAGACGCTGTCGCTGCCGGGGCTCACCGAGGCCCGTGCGGCGATCCTCGAGGAACTCGTCGAGCTGTGCGCCGGGGACGAGGAGAAAGCCCGCGAGGTGCTCGGGCTGAGCGAGGGACTGCGCGGCGAGATCGCGAAGAATGTCGAGCTCAGGACCGCCGGCGCGCGGCCCGCCGGGGAGATCTACACGGGTGTCCTCTACGACGCCCTCGACCTGGCTTCTCTGGACGCGGCCGCGAAGAGGCGTGCCGGGCGTTCGCTGCTCGTGTTCTCGGGGCTTTGGGGAGCGGTCCGGGTGACGGACCGGATTCCGTCGTACCGCTGCTCGATGGGGGTGAAGCTGCCGGGGCTCGGAGCGCTGGGCACGCATTGGCGTGCGCCGATGGCCTCTGTGCTGACCGAGGCCGCGGGCGACGGGCTCGTGCTCGATCTGCGGTCCTCCGCGTACGCGGCCGCGTGGAAGCCGAAGGGTGAGGTCGCGGGGCGGACGGCGACCGTACGGGTGCTGCACGCGCCGACGCGGAAGGTCGTCAGCCACTTCAACAAGGCGACCAAGGGGCGGATGGTGCGCAGTCTGCTGTCGGCGGGAGTCTCTCCGAAGGGCCCGGCCGAGCTGGTGGAGGTGCTGCGGGAGCTCGGGTACGTGGTGGAGGCGTCGGCGCCCGCGAAGGCCGGGCAGGCGTGGGCGCTGGATGTGCTGGTGGACGAGATCCACTGAAGGCGCCGCAGCACAAGGCACCATTGCACAGGGTGCAACGACCTTTGCGCACATCGCACCGCTTCGGCAGGATGACGCCATGGCCTCCTCCTCGCCGCACTCCTCGCTGCTCGACATCGCGCCCGTCGTCCCCGTCGTCGTGCTCCAGGACGCGTCCGACGCCGTACCGCTCGCCCGCGCCCTGGTCGCCGGAGGACTTACCGCGATCGAGGTGACGCTGCGGACGCCGGCCGCGTTGGCCGCGATCCGGGCGATCGCGGAGGAGGTGCCGGACGCGGTGGTGGGTGCGGGGACCGTCATCACGCCGGAGCAGGTGAGGGACGCAGTGGCCGCCGGTGCGTGCTTTCTCGTCAGCCCGGGCTGGACGGACGTACTCCTGGAGGCGATGCGGAGGTCCGGGGCGCCGTTCCTGCCGGGGGTGTCGACGACCTCGGAGGTCGTGGCACTGCTGGAGCGGGGTGTGACGGAGATGAAGTTCTTCCCGGCGGAGGCCGCCGGAGGTGCGGCGTATCTGAAGTCGCTCGCCGGGCCGTTGCCTCAGGCGCGGTTCTGTCCGACGGGAGGGATCGGGCCCGGCAACGCGCCGGATTACCTGTCCCTCCCCAACGTCGGCTGTGTGGGCGGGACGTGGATGATGCCGGCGGACGCGATCGCCGCGCGGGACTGGGCACGGGTCGAGAAGCTGGCCCGCGCGGCGTCGGGGCTACGGGCGCAGGTGTGAGGTGTCATTGAGGAGCCGTACGCTCGCGTTGCCGTCGGCGTAGTACGCGACCGAAGACAGGGAGGCCGCCGAGAGTTCCATGCGGAACAGGGACTCGGGCGGGGCGCCGAGGGCGAGGCGTACGAACGTCTTGATCGGGGTGACGTGGGTGACGAGCAGGACCGTGCGGCCCGCGTACGCCGCGACGAGCTTGTCCCTGGTCGCCGCGATCCGGGTCGCCGTGGCCGCGAAGCTCTCGCCGCCCCCGGTGGGTTCGGCCTCCGGGTCGGACAGCCAGGTGTTCAGGTCGTCCGGGTAGCGCTCGCGCACCTCGCCGAAGGTCAGGCCCTCCCAGGCGCCGAAGTCGGTCTCGATCAGGCCGTCCTCGACGGTGACCTCGATGCCCAGACGCTCCGCCACGGCGGCGGCCGTCTGCCTGGTCCGGGTGAGCGGCGAGGCGAGAATGTGCTGGATCGTGCCCCGCCTGGCCAGGGCTTCGGCAGCCCTCTCGGCCTGTTCCCTGCCGATGTCGGACAGCGACGGATCGGTACCGCCGCTCCCCGAGAACCGCTTCTGGGGAGTCAACGGGGTCTCACCATGGCGCAGAAGCACGAAGGTGGCCGGAGCCCCCATGTCGGCCGGGGCCCAGCCGGGACTGGCGACAGCCTTGGCGGCCCGTACGTCGGCCTCGGCCCGGGCAGCACGCACGTCGGCCTCCGCCTTGGCACCAGCGGCTCCGCCGCCCCGGGACTCCGCCGCCCCGCGGCGGGAAGAGGCGGCCGGAGCCCCCTGCCGTACCGAAC
This portion of the Streptomyces canus genome encodes:
- a CDS encoding bifunctional RNase H/acid phosphatase, producing the protein MREFIVEADGGSRGNPGPAGYGCVVLDAATGETLVETYEYLGVVTNNVAEYRGLLAGLRAAHDLDPSATVHVRMDSKLVVEQMSGRWKIKHPDMKPLALEAGRVFPPGRVTYEWIPREQNKRADRLANEAMDSGASASSVRQGAPAASSRRGAAESRGGGAAGAKAEADVRAARAEADVRAAKAVASPGWAPADMGAPATFVLLRHGETPLTPQKRFSGSGGTDPSLSDIGREQAERAAEALARRGTIQHILASPLTRTRQTAAAVAERLGIEVTVEDGLIETDFGAWEGLTFGEVRERYPDDLNTWLSDPEAEPTGGGESFAATATRIAATRDKLVAAYAGRTVLLVTHVTPIKTFVRLALGAPPESLFRMELSAASLSSVAYYADGNASVRLLNDTSHLRP